Proteins encoded by one window of Lactobacillus paragasseri:
- the cdaA gene encoding diadenylate cyclase CdaA encodes MKFNIEQIFTWQNLMNIIDILIVWYIIYRLIMLVRGTKAVQLVKGISLIIVVRIIAGLLHLHTLTYFVDQILSWSVIGIIVIFQPEIRRGLEHLGRSPIFGGTTMTEKQAAEKMIGELDKAIQYMSKRRIGALITIQQNTGLEDYIETGIPIDADITGELLINIFIPNTPLHDGAVIIRNNRIAVAAAYLPLSDNSMIPKKLGTRHRAAVGISEVTDAITIVVSEETGGVTITRNSQFMLDLTREEYLKYLNAQLVPKEEEEKPKWYQRIVNHVWNWGSNKK; translated from the coding sequence GTGAAATTTAACATCGAGCAAATATTTACTTGGCAAAATTTAATGAACATTATTGATATTCTGATTGTTTGGTATATTATTTATCGCTTAATTATGTTGGTAAGAGGAACCAAGGCTGTTCAATTAGTTAAAGGAATATCTCTAATTATCGTAGTTAGAATTATAGCCGGATTATTACACTTACATACCCTAACGTATTTTGTTGATCAAATTCTCTCTTGGTCTGTAATTGGAATAATCGTTATTTTTCAACCAGAAATTAGACGTGGACTTGAACATTTAGGAAGATCGCCAATTTTTGGTGGCACAACTATGACTGAAAAACAGGCCGCTGAGAAAATGATTGGAGAATTAGATAAGGCGATTCAATATATGTCCAAAAGAAGAATTGGGGCTTTAATTACGATCCAGCAAAATACTGGTTTGGAAGATTATATTGAAACTGGTATTCCGATTGATGCAGATATTACTGGCGAGTTATTAATCAACATCTTTATTCCTAACACGCCATTGCATGACGGTGCAGTAATTATTAGAAACAATCGAATCGCGGTTGCTGCTGCTTATTTGCCACTTTCAGATAATAGTATGATTCCTAAAAAGCTAGGAACTCGTCACCGGGCAGCAGTGGGTATTTCAGAAGTTACTGATGCAATTACAATTGTTGTATCTGAAGAAACAGGTGGTGTAACAATCACTCGTAATAGCCAATTTATGCTTGATTTGACTAGAGAAGAGTATTTGAAGTACTTAAATGCTCAATTAGTTCCAAAGGAAGAAGAAGAGAAGCCAAAATGGTATCAACGAATTGTAAATCATGTTTGGAATTGGGGGTCAAATAAAAAATGA
- a CDS encoding ABC transporter substrate-binding protein, with amino-acid sequence MKKLLIGILAILAVCLGLEAWAKKLDNSGVSANSKNLIIYNWGDYIDPKLIKKFEKQTGYHVIYETFDSNEAMYTKVKQGGTAYDICVPSDYMISKMRKAKLLDKIDTKKIPNYKNIGSEFLHHSFDPKNTYSVPYFWGTLGIVYNDKFVKPGQIKHWNDLWSKDYRHNILLVDSARDIMGLSLASMGKSLNTTNSLDLKLAKTKLDGLGPNVKAIISDELKMYMIQNEAAVGVTWSGEARTMLNDNKHLHYVVPPEGSNLWFDNFVIPRTVKNKAGAYAFINFMLDPKNAAQNAEYIGYATPNIKAQKLLPKEIKNDKQFYPSKQAMKNLQVYQDLGPKKIQEYNDLFLEFKMYGR; translated from the coding sequence ATGAAAAAGTTATTGATTGGAATTTTAGCTATTTTAGCAGTTTGCTTGGGGTTAGAGGCCTGGGCTAAGAAGCTAGATAATAGTGGTGTTAGCGCCAATAGTAAGAATCTAATTATTTATAATTGGGGCGACTATATTGACCCTAAGCTGATAAAAAAATTCGAAAAGCAAACTGGCTATCATGTAATTTATGAAACCTTTGATTCGAATGAAGCTATGTATACGAAGGTAAAGCAGGGAGGCACTGCTTACGATATTTGTGTTCCTTCTGATTACATGATTTCGAAAATGCGAAAGGCTAAGTTACTTGATAAAATTGATACAAAAAAAATTCCAAATTATAAAAATATCGGAAGTGAATTTTTGCATCACTCATTTGATCCTAAGAATACTTATTCAGTCCCATATTTCTGGGGGACATTAGGAATTGTGTATAATGACAAGTTTGTAAAACCTGGACAGATAAAGCATTGGAACGATCTTTGGTCAAAAGATTATCGTCATAATATCTTATTAGTTGATTCTGCTAGAGATATTATGGGACTATCATTAGCGTCGATGGGGAAGTCATTAAATACTACTAATTCATTAGATCTTAAATTAGCTAAAACTAAATTAGATGGATTAGGCCCCAATGTAAAGGCTATTATTTCTGATGAGCTAAAAATGTATATGATTCAGAATGAAGCAGCTGTTGGTGTAACATGGTCTGGTGAAGCGCGGACAATGTTAAATGATAATAAACATTTACATTATGTGGTTCCACCAGAAGGTTCAAACTTGTGGTTTGATAATTTTGTTATTCCCCGTACTGTTAAAAATAAAGCAGGGGCATATGCTTTTATTAATTTCATGCTTGATCCAAAAAATGCTGCTCAAAATGCCGAGTATATTGGTTATGCAACGCCAAATATCAAAGCTCAAAAATTACTACCTAAAGAGATAAAAAATGATAAGCAATTTTATCCAAGTAAACAAGCAATGAAAAATTTACAAGTTTATCAAGATTTAGGCCCTAAGAAAATTCAGGAATATAATGATCTGTTTCTTGAATTTAAAATGTATGGTCGATAA
- a CDS encoding ABC transporter permease — MKKIKWSRIYFAFVLVLMYLPIFYLIYYSFSSGHNMDHFEKFTLSHYQDLFNDNRLLAIFLETILLALLSSLIATVIGTFGAIAISQTKNKKGQKTLLALNNVLMVSPDVIIGASFLIFFTFLGIGLGFGSVLLSHIAFSIPIVVLMVLPRLKEFDYSLVDAARDLGASTWQVYSKVMIPAITPGILAGFFMALTYSLDDFAVTFFVTGNGFSTLSVEIYSRARQGINLEINALSTLMFIFVMVLVLIYYVITNHKSHIGKGRAQ; from the coding sequence ATGAAAAAAATAAAATGGTCTCGGATTTATTTTGCTTTTGTCCTTGTTTTGATGTATTTACCCATCTTTTATTTAATATATTATTCTTTCTCAAGTGGTCATAATATGGATCATTTTGAAAAATTTACTTTAAGTCATTATCAGGATTTATTTAACGATAATCGACTACTAGCAATTTTTCTAGAAACAATTTTATTAGCTCTCTTATCTAGTTTGATTGCGACAGTAATTGGAACTTTTGGTGCAATTGCAATTAGTCAGACTAAGAATAAAAAAGGACAAAAAACTTTATTAGCATTAAATAATGTTTTGATGGTTTCACCAGATGTAATTATTGGTGCCAGTTTTTTGATCTTCTTTACTTTTTTAGGAATTGGTTTGGGCTTTGGGTCAGTATTATTAAGTCATATCGCATTTTCAATTCCGATTGTTGTATTAATGGTTTTACCGCGTTTAAAAGAATTTGATTACTCTTTAGTCGATGCTGCTAGAGATTTGGGTGCTTCGACTTGGCAAGTTTATAGCAAAGTAATGATTCCAGCTATTACACCGGGAATTTTGGCTGGCTTTTTTATGGCTTTGACTTATTCATTAGATGATTTTGCAGTTACTTTTTTTGTAACTGGAAATGGATTTTCAACATTATCTGTAGAAATTTATTCACGCGCACGGCAAGGGATTAATTTAGAGATCAATGCCTTAAGTACCTTAATGTTTATCTTCGTAATGGTTTTGGTATTAATTTATTATGTAATTACTAATCACAAATCCCATATCGGTAAGGGGCGTGCACAATGA
- a CDS encoding ABC transporter permease: MKKSRLFFLVPYVLWLGLFVIAPIILITINAFKGDDGFTLKNFQQFFVNGTFLRMTLNSFWYAFLITLITLLISYPIAYILSQMKNQQFWLLLIILPTWINLLLKAYAFIGIFGKHGLLNNFLKLFGIAPANILFTDFAFIFVAAYIEIPFMILPIYNAICDINPAVIQAAYDLGASKWQTFMKVLWPLSKSGVESGIQAVFIPSLSLFMLTRLIGGNRVITLGTAIEEYFMTTMNWSMGSTIGVVLIVLMVIVMLFTSSDHRRKKEIKL, translated from the coding sequence ATGAAAAAGAGTAGGCTATTTTTTCTTGTGCCTTATGTACTTTGGCTTGGTTTATTTGTTATTGCTCCGATTATTTTAATTACTATTAATGCCTTTAAAGGTGATGATGGTTTTACCTTGAAAAATTTCCAACAATTTTTTGTTAATGGAACTTTTTTGAGAATGACGCTAAATTCATTTTGGTATGCATTTTTAATTACCTTAATTACCTTGTTAATTTCCTATCCGATTGCATATATTTTAAGTCAAATGAAAAATCAGCAATTTTGGCTACTTTTGATTATTTTACCAACTTGGATTAATTTGCTTTTAAAAGCCTATGCATTTATCGGAATTTTCGGCAAGCATGGATTGCTAAATAACTTTTTAAAGCTTTTTGGTATAGCACCGGCAAATATTTTATTTACTGATTTCGCTTTTATTTTTGTAGCGGCTTATATTGAAATTCCATTTATGATTTTACCGATTTATAATGCAATTTGTGATATTAATCCGGCTGTAATTCAAGCAGCTTATGATTTGGGTGCAAGTAAGTGGCAAACATTTATGAAGGTTTTATGGCCACTTTCTAAATCTGGAGTTGAGTCAGGAATTCAAGCAGTATTTATTCCTTCACTCTCTTTATTCATGTTGACAAGATTAATTGGCGGAAACAGAGTAATTACGCTTGGTACTGCAATTGAAGAATATTTTATGACCACAATGAATTGGTCAATGGGATCGACAATTGGGGTTGTATTAATAGTCCTAATGGTAATTGTTATGCTATTTACTTCGTCTGATCATCGTCGTAAAAAGGAGATCAAGCTATGA
- a CDS encoding ABC transporter ATP-binding protein, whose product MSDIIKLTHVRKEYDDGFVALKDINLTIESGKFYSLLGPSGSGKTTILRIIAGFSEPTSGQVFFDGKDITNLDAAKRKINTVFQNYALFPHMNVFENVAFGLQIKKKDKQEIKLAVKEALHMVQLDGFANREISELSGGQQQRVAIARAIVNQPKVLLLDESLSALDKRLRKDMQFELREIQKKLGITFIFVTHDQEEALAMSDEIFVLNEGKIQQSGSPVDIYDEPVNDFVARFIGDSNILSGRMIKDYEVEFGNHRFECADAGIKPGEKVEVVLRPEDLDITDIEHGKLRVMVESQLFLGDHFEIKAIDSDENEWLIHSTNPTSIGKEVGVYFDPEDIHVMRFGESEAEFDKRLEAYEGEE is encoded by the coding sequence TTGAGCGATATTATTAAATTAACGCATGTGCGTAAAGAGTATGACGATGGGTTTGTGGCTCTAAAAGATATTAATTTAACGATTGAATCAGGGAAATTCTATTCTTTATTAGGGCCATCAGGATCAGGCAAGACAACTATTTTAAGAATAATTGCTGGATTTAGTGAACCAACAAGTGGTCAAGTATTTTTTGATGGAAAAGATATTACCAACTTGGATGCAGCCAAGAGAAAAATTAATACGGTTTTCCAAAATTATGCCTTATTTCCGCATATGAATGTTTTTGAAAATGTTGCTTTTGGTTTGCAAATCAAGAAAAAAGATAAGCAAGAAATAAAGTTAGCTGTTAAAGAAGCTCTTCATATGGTTCAGTTAGATGGCTTTGCAAATCGCGAAATTTCTGAATTAAGTGGTGGGCAGCAACAACGTGTTGCAATTGCAAGAGCAATTGTGAATCAGCCAAAAGTTCTACTTTTAGACGAGTCTTTATCTGCTTTAGATAAGCGTTTAAGAAAAGATATGCAATTTGAATTGCGTGAAATCCAAAAAAAGTTAGGAATTACCTTTATTTTTGTTACTCATGATCAAGAAGAGGCTTTGGCTATGAGTGATGAAATTTTTGTTTTAAATGAAGGAAAAATCCAACAAAGTGGAAGTCCAGTTGATATTTATGATGAACCAGTTAATGATTTCGTAGCTCGCTTTATAGGTGATTCAAATATTCTGAGCGGAAGAATGATTAAAGATTATGAAGTGGAATTCGGTAATCACCGTTTTGAATGTGCTGATGCAGGAATTAAACCAGGAGAAAAAGTAGAGGTCGTTTTAAGGCCTGAAGATCTAGATATTACTGATATTGAACATGGAAAGTTAAGAGTTATGGTTGAAAGTCAGCTCTTTTTGGGAGATCATTTTGAAATTAAGGCCATTGATAGTGATGAAAATGAATGGCTGATTCACTCGACTAATCCAACTAGCATTGGAAAAGAAGTAGGGGTATATTTTGATCCTGAGGACATTCATGTGATGCGTTTTGGTGAAAGCGAAGCAGAATTTGATAAACGTTTAGAGGCATATGAAGGAGAAGAGTAA
- the murB gene encoding UDP-N-acetylmuramate dehydrogenase: MQLMDLKKQGIDIQENIPLSRFTFTKTGGPAQYLAFPKNLDELKILVETVKTNNLPLTVIGNASNLIIRDGGISGLVLILTKMDEIVANQEEATVTADAGARIIDTSEAACEAGLSGLEFAAGIPGSVGGAVFMNAGAYGGETEFVIKSVRVLTREGEFKTYTHDEMEFGYRHSLVQETGDIVISATFGLEPGDKWAIKAKMEYFNGLRRAKQPLEYPSCGSVFKRPTGHFVGPMIIKAGLQGKRIGGAEDSMKHAGFIINVGGATATDYLDLIHLIQKTIKKDFDVDLQTEVRIIGKEKD, translated from the coding sequence ATGCAACTAATGGACTTAAAAAAACAGGGAATTGATATTCAAGAAAATATTCCATTGAGCCGCTTTACGTTTACTAAGACCGGTGGACCTGCGCAATATCTTGCTTTTCCTAAAAATTTAGATGAATTAAAAATCTTAGTGGAAACAGTTAAAACTAATAACCTACCTTTGACTGTTATTGGAAATGCTTCTAACTTAATTATTAGAGATGGAGGAATTTCAGGTCTAGTTTTAATTCTTACTAAGATGGATGAAATTGTTGCTAACCAAGAAGAAGCAACAGTTACTGCAGATGCTGGCGCTAGAATTATTGATACATCTGAAGCAGCATGTGAGGCCGGCTTAAGTGGTTTAGAGTTTGCAGCTGGTATCCCTGGTAGTGTTGGTGGAGCTGTCTTCATGAATGCTGGTGCTTACGGTGGCGAGACAGAATTTGTCATTAAATCTGTTCGGGTCTTAACTCGTGAAGGCGAATTTAAAACTTATACTCACGATGAAATGGAATTTGGCTATCGTCATTCACTAGTTCAGGAAACTGGAGATATAGTAATCAGTGCTACTTTTGGACTTGAACCAGGAGATAAGTGGGCCATTAAGGCTAAAATGGAATACTTTAATGGCTTACGTAGAGCAAAGCAACCACTTGAATATCCTTCATGTGGAAGCGTCTTTAAGCGTCCAACAGGCCACTTTGTGGGTCCAATGATAATTAAAGCGGGTCTTCAGGGAAAAAGAATTGGTGGTGCCGAAGATTCAATGAAGCATGCTGGCTTTATTATTAATGTTGGTGGTGCTACAGCTACTGATTATTTAGATTTAATTCATTTAATTCAAAAGACGATCAAAAAAGATTTTGATGTTGATTTGCAAACTGAAGTAAGAATTATAGGAAAAGAAAAAGATTAG
- a CDS encoding 3'-5' exonuclease: MNFTAMDFETANSHPESACSLALVMVRNNEIVDRFYTVINPQMPFDGRNIRVHGITAEDVKNAPTMAEVWPKIKKLYQPGMLVAAHNARFDCRVMEKSLARYNIPAPHYFAIDTLATSKAFEPDLPNHKLDTVSEALNINLWHHHNALSDSEACAGILIEENKRVGDDPIKKMVKPI, from the coding sequence ATGAACTTTACTGCAATGGATTTTGAAACGGCAAACAGTCATCCTGAAAGTGCATGTTCTCTTGCCTTGGTTATGGTTAGAAACAATGAAATTGTCGACCGTTTTTATACAGTTATTAATCCGCAAATGCCTTTTGATGGTCGAAATATCAGAGTTCATGGTATTACTGCCGAAGACGTTAAAAATGCACCAACAATGGCTGAAGTTTGGCCTAAAATAAAAAAATTGTATCAACCCGGAATGTTAGTAGCTGCTCATAATGCACGGTTTGACTGCCGGGTAATGGAAAAGTCGCTCGCCCGCTATAATATTCCAGCTCCTCACTACTTTGCAATTGATACTTTAGCAACTAGCAAGGCGTTCGAACCTGATCTTCCTAATCACAAATTAGACACAGTGTCAGAAGCTTTAAATATTAACTTATGGCATCACCATAACGCTTTAAGTGATAGTGAAGCTTGTGCGGGAATTTTAATTGAAGAAAATAAACGTGTTGGAGATGATCCAATCAAAAAAATGGTTAAGCCAATCTAA
- the tsaE gene encoding tRNA (adenosine(37)-N6)-threonylcarbamoyltransferase complex ATPase subunit type 1 TsaE: MESLEINSDEQMQKLGQAIGKSSQGHDLLLLSGDLGAGKTTLTKGIARSLGIRRPVKSPTFTIVREYREGKMPLFHMDMYRLEDGDLSSIDMPGYLAEDGLVVIEWPQFIIGDLPNDYLEVTIKRIDDSWDSTKRIVEFKAVGKRNQAWLSDIKRSFE; this comes from the coding sequence ATGGAATCATTAGAAATAAATTCTGATGAACAAATGCAAAAATTAGGTCAGGCAATTGGAAAAAGTAGCCAGGGACATGACCTGCTCCTCTTATCTGGTGATTTAGGTGCTGGAAAAACCACTCTGACTAAAGGAATTGCTCGGTCATTAGGTATTAGACGTCCTGTTAAAAGCCCAACATTTACAATTGTTAGAGAATATCGTGAAGGTAAAATGCCACTGTTTCATATGGATATGTATCGACTAGAAGATGGTGACTTATCAAGTATTGATATGCCTGGATATCTAGCCGAAGACGGATTAGTGGTAATTGAGTGGCCACAATTTATTATTGGTGATTTGCCAAACGATTATCTTGAAGTAACGATTAAGCGGATTGATGATTCATGGGATTCAACCAAACGAATAGTTGAATTTAAAGCTGTTGGTAAGAGAAACCAAGCTTGGTTATCAGATATAAAAAGATCTTTTGAATAA
- the pta gene encoding phosphate acetyltransferase — protein MKVFDSLKKKAEESKKVIVFPEGNDERIIKAAVRLAEEGIVEPLLLGKPDEVIKSAEKLNVDLGSIEIINPAVYPDFEKMCQDFVELRKGKNTLAEAKKILQDVSYFGTMLVYEGKANGMVSGATHSTANTVRPALQIIKTKKGMSRVSGAMIMERGDEKYIFADCAINIDPDSETLAEIAYQSSKTAEMIGLDPKIAMLSFSTKGSAKGAMVTKVQDATNLVHQKYPDLVCDGELQFDAAIVPRVGEAKAPGSAVAGHANVFIFPELQSGNISYKVAERLGGFSAIGPVLQGLAAPINDLSRGCKTEDVYLLAILTAAQANMEK, from the coding sequence ATGAAAGTATTTGACTCACTTAAGAAAAAAGCAGAAGAATCAAAAAAAGTGATTGTTTTTCCTGAAGGAAATGATGAGCGAATAATTAAGGCTGCTGTTCGTCTTGCAGAAGAGGGAATTGTTGAACCACTTTTGTTAGGAAAACCCGATGAAGTGATAAAATCTGCTGAAAAATTAAATGTTGATTTAGGTTCAATTGAGATTATTAATCCGGCTGTCTACCCAGATTTTGAAAAAATGTGCCAAGATTTTGTGGAATTAAGAAAAGGAAAGAATACTTTAGCAGAAGCAAAAAAAATTCTACAAGATGTTTCTTATTTTGGTACCATGTTAGTATATGAAGGAAAAGCTAATGGAATGGTTTCTGGTGCTACTCATTCAACAGCTAATACTGTTCGTCCAGCTCTGCAGATTATTAAAACTAAAAAGGGAATGAGCCGTGTTTCAGGTGCGATGATTATGGAACGTGGAGACGAAAAATATATATTTGCGGATTGCGCAATTAATATTGATCCTGATAGTGAGACATTAGCCGAAATTGCTTATCAATCCAGTAAAACAGCTGAAATGATTGGGCTTGATCCTAAAATTGCAATGCTTAGTTTTTCGACTAAGGGCTCAGCAAAAGGAGCAATGGTAACTAAAGTCCAAGATGCGACTAATTTAGTACATCAAAAATATCCAGATTTAGTTTGTGATGGCGAATTACAATTTGATGCCGCTATTGTTCCGCGCGTAGGAGAAGCAAAAGCTCCAGGTTCTGCAGTTGCTGGACATGCTAATGTTTTTATTTTCCCTGAACTTCAGTCAGGTAATATTTCGTATAAGGTTGCTGAGCGTTTAGGTGGCTTTAGTGCAATTGGGCCTGTATTGCAAGGATTAGCTGCTCCAATTAACGACTTATCACGTGGATGTAAAACAGAGGATGTATACTTATTAGCTATTTTAACTGCTGCTCAAGCAAACATGGAGAAGTAA
- a CDS encoding uracil-DNA glycosylase: MKKLIGNDWDEILAPAFESEQYQKLHDFLKSEYQTKQIFPDMYHIFTAFKLTSFADTKVVILGQDPYHNPGQATGMSFSVNPGVALPPSLKNIYKELYDDVGAIPVNHGYLKKWADQGVLLLNAVLTVPYGNANGHQGKGWEIVTDAAIKALSDRGKVVFILWGRFAQNKIPLIDEEKNVIIKSAHPSPFSADRGFFGSRPFSRCNDALTKFGESPIDWQLPQEVSQSDMA; the protein is encoded by the coding sequence ATGAAAAAATTAATTGGAAATGATTGGGATGAAATTTTAGCACCCGCTTTTGAGAGTGAACAATATCAAAAATTACATGATTTTCTAAAAAGTGAATATCAAACAAAGCAGATTTTTCCAGATATGTATCATATTTTTACTGCTTTTAAATTGACTTCTTTTGCAGATACTAAGGTTGTGATCTTAGGCCAAGATCCTTATCATAACCCAGGACAAGCTACGGGAATGAGTTTCAGTGTTAATCCTGGTGTTGCTTTGCCGCCATCGTTAAAAAATATCTATAAAGAATTGTATGATGATGTTGGTGCCATTCCAGTAAATCATGGTTATTTGAAAAAGTGGGCAGATCAGGGAGTTTTATTGCTTAATGCAGTATTAACAGTGCCTTATGGAAATGCCAATGGACATCAGGGAAAAGGTTGGGAAATAGTCACTGATGCAGCTATTAAAGCTCTTAGCGATCGCGGAAAAGTTGTATTTATTTTGTGGGGAAGATTTGCTCAAAATAAAATTCCGTTAATTGATGAAGAAAAGAATGTCATTATCAAGTCTGCGCATCCTAGTCCTTTTTCAGCAGACCGTGGTTTCTTTGGTTCCCGTCCGTTTTCGAGATGTAATGATGCCTTGACTAAATTTGGTGAGAGTCCAATTGATTGGCAATTGCCACAGGAAGTAAGCCAATCAGATATGGCATAG
- a CDS encoding Cof-type HAD-IIB family hydrolase, which yields MIKLIASDMDGTLLNKQMQISSENISAIKEAQAKGIEFLVATGRAPSESQGILAKAGLHTGFINLNGAMVFNTAGKLIVNEPIPKEESFKINKLLKDSGFYFEIVGADHVYSDSRLRRIANFSDLLVDLNKKLTFKKAVSFAAGSDEIMKIKYVPDFKDLLKKPSFEVMKFVAFHPDGPKVFNHIREEIKKIGDLIVTASSSTNIEINNIKAQKGIALMDYAKLQGYQPNEVMAIGDNLNDESMIQMAGIGVAMENAAPEIKKIANFITKTNNENGVAYAIRHFCK from the coding sequence ATGATTAAACTTATTGCAAGCGATATGGATGGCACACTATTAAATAAACAAATGCAAATTTCATCTGAAAATATTTCTGCTATTAAAGAAGCACAAGCTAAAGGAATCGAATTTTTAGTAGCAACTGGGCGGGCACCTTCTGAGTCGCAAGGAATATTGGCAAAAGCTGGACTTCACACTGGTTTCATTAACTTAAATGGTGCAATGGTTTTTAATACGGCGGGCAAATTAATTGTAAATGAGCCAATACCTAAAGAAGAGAGCTTCAAGATTAATAAGTTACTTAAAGATTCTGGCTTCTATTTTGAGATAGTGGGAGCAGATCATGTTTATTCTGATTCTCGTTTGCGAAGGATTGCTAACTTTTCTGATCTTTTAGTTGACCTTAATAAAAAACTAACTTTCAAAAAAGCAGTTTCTTTTGCTGCTGGCTCCGACGAAATCATGAAAATCAAATACGTCCCTGATTTTAAAGACCTACTTAAAAAGCCATCATTTGAAGTAATGAAATTTGTCGCTTTTCATCCAGATGGTCCAAAAGTCTTTAATCATATTCGCGAAGAAATTAAAAAAATTGGTGATTTAATTGTTACTGCAAGTTCTTCAACTAACATTGAAATAAATAATATTAAGGCTCAAAAAGGAATTGCTTTAATGGATTACGCAAAACTGCAGGGCTATCAGCCTAATGAAGTGATGGCTATTGGTGATAATCTTAATGACGAATCAATGATTCAAATGGCCGGTATTGGTGTTGCAATGGAAAATGCCGCACCTGAAATCAAAAAAATTGCTAATTTTATTACTAAAACCAATAATGAGAATGGTGTTGCATATGCAATTCGCCATTTCTGTAAATAA
- a CDS encoding TetR-like C-terminal domain-containing protein — protein MLAELERVKIALHSMLSEPNVKKVNISKLCSKAKISRKTFYLRYGKINNCIEACILFELRKELRKNKKESLNQLLNVLCEYIQKNKQYFYNAYHLSEQDCMCEKMKEHFFRYIRSYVYKRGSFSELILKQLTNLLYDRICFWISHGCNKNYSFLLEELAIIIELIDFQKQICSHKFQVFNFSHYYLNYD, from the coding sequence ATGTTGGCAGAATTGGAAAGAGTTAAAATAGCTTTACATAGTATGTTATCTGAACCAAATGTAAAGAAAGTAAATATTTCGAAACTTTGTAGTAAAGCAAAAATTAGTCGAAAAACTTTTTACTTACGATATGGAAAGATAAATAACTGTATCGAAGCCTGTATTTTGTTTGAATTAAGAAAAGAATTACGCAAAAACAAAAAAGAAAGTCTAAATCAACTTCTTAATGTTTTATGTGAATATATTCAGAAAAATAAACAGTATTTTTATAATGCTTATCATTTAAGTGAACAAGATTGTATGTGTGAAAAGATGAAAGAGCATTTCTTTCGGTATATTCGATCTTATGTTTATAAAAGAGGAAGTTTTTCAGAACTTATACTTAAACAATTGACCAACTTGTTATATGATCGAATTTGTTTTTGGATTAGCCATGGATGTAATAAAAACTATAGTTTCTTACTGGAAGAATTAGCGATTATTATTGAATTGATTGATTTTCAAAAACAAATTTGTTCTCATAAATTTCAAGTCTTTAATTTCTCACACTACTACTTAAACTACGACTAA
- a CDS encoding GNAT family N-acetyltransferase has product MIRKAKLTDFPLVFPILKQIFDEMDMDTIKALPESQFYDLMKHGFYSPHYRYSHNRMWVEADEMDRPVGIMVMYGYDDQGLIDISLKSSYPKVGLPLDAIIFSDKEALPHEWYLDAIAVSPKHWGEGIGQQLIKFAPEVAKQKGYKKISLNVDQDNPRAARLYDYMGFKTTSTMTIGDRMYNHMVKKVN; this is encoded by the coding sequence ATGATTAGAAAGGCAAAATTAACTGATTTCCCGTTAGTTTTTCCAATTTTAAAACAAATTTTTGATGAAATGGATATGGATACCATTAAAGCACTTCCAGAAAGTCAATTCTATGATTTGATGAAGCATGGCTTCTATTCACCTCATTATCGGTATTCTCATAATCGAATGTGGGTAGAAGCAGATGAAATGGATCGTCCAGTTGGGATAATGGTAATGTATGGTTATGATGATCAAGGACTAATTGATATTTCATTAAAAAGTTCATATCCTAAGGTCGGACTGCCTCTTGATGCAATCATTTTTTCAGATAAAGAAGCATTGCCACATGAATGGTATCTGGATGCTATTGCAGTTTCTCCCAAACATTGGGGAGAAGGTATTGGACAGCAATTAATTAAGTTTGCTCCTGAAGTTGCTAAGCAGAAGGGATATAAAAAGATCAGTTTGAACGTTGATCAAGATAATCCTAGAGCAGCTCGTCTGTATGATTACATGGGCTTTAAAACAACTTCGACAATGACGATAGGAGACCGTATGTATAATCATATGGTTAAAAAAGTTAATTAA